The window GATTATCCTGTCGTCAATACTTACTACGTTCGCTGTACTCCAAGCCGTCTCTGGGCTTTACCCATCCGATTTGAAAGAAAGCATAATCATTCCGACCAGAACTTGGATGTGTTTGATTGTTTTGCCAAACGCAACAGACCCATAGTTGTTAACGAAGGCGAAATTGTTCAGGTGGCGATTCCCATGCATTCTGTAAACTCAGGCATAGAGGATCCGGCCACTCCATCCGTATTGATAACATCACTTGGCAATTATCCCAATCCCT is drawn from Candidatus Cloacimonadota bacterium and contains these coding sequences:
- a CDS encoding T9SS type A sorting domain-containing protein translates to DYPVVNTYYVRCTPSRLWALPIRFERKHNHSDQNLDVFDCFAKRNRPIVVNEGEIVQVAIPMHSVNSGIEDPATPSVLITSLGNYPNPYNPETTIGFITAAPGNVKLSVHNIKGQKVITLHDGIMTKGCHSIHWNGLGEKGGAVSSGVYFVRAEMNGRSQTHRMVLIK